From the genome of Desmodus rotundus isolate HL8 chromosome 2, HLdesRot8A.1, whole genome shotgun sequence, one region includes:
- the CFAP298 gene encoding cilia- and flagella-associated protein 298: protein MVLLHVKRGDESQFLLQASGSTELEELTVQVTRVYNARLKVQRICSEMEELAEHGVFLPPNMQGLTDDQIEELKLRDEWGEKCVPSGGAVFKKDDIGRRNGHAPNEKMKQVLKKTVEEAKAIVSKKHVEAGVCVTMEMVKDALDQLRGATMIVYPMGLPPYDPIRMEFENKEDLSGTQAALSVIEESEAQLWWAAKELRRTKRLSDYVGRNEKTKIIVKIQQRGQGAPAREPVISSEEQKQLMLYYHRRQEELKRLEEDDDDACLNSPWADSTALKRHFHGVKDIKWRPR from the exons ATGGTTCTGCTGCACGTGAAGCGGGGCGACGAGAGCCAGTTCCTGCTGCAGGCGTCGGGGAGCACGGAGCTGGAGGAGCTCACGGTGCAGGTGACCCGGGTCTACAACGCGCGGCTCAAGGTGCAGCGCATCTGCTCAG aaatggaagaatTAGCGGAACACGGCGTATTTCTCCCTCCTAACATGCAAGGGCTGACGGATGACCAGATCGAAGAGCTGAAGTTGAGGGACGAGTGGGGCGAAAAGTGCGTGCCCAGTGGCGGAGCCGTGTTCAAGAAGGACGACATCGGACGCAGGAATGGGCACG ctccaaatgaaaaaatgaagcaagtTTTAAAGAAGACTGTAGAAGAAGCCAAAGCAATAGTATCTAAG AAACACGTGGAGGCTGGCGTCTGCGTCACCATGGAGATGGTGAAGGACGCCCTGGACCAGCTCCGCGGGGCGACGATGATTGTGTACCCCATGGGCTTGCCGCCCTACGACCCCATCCGGATGGAGTTTGAGAATAAAGAGGACTTGTCAGGGACGCAG GCGGCACTCAGTGTCATCGAGGAGTCGGAAGCGCAGCTGTGGTGGGCGGCCAAGGAGTTACGGAGGACGAAGAGGCTTTCGGACTATGTGGGCAGAAACGAAAAAACCAAAATTATTGTCAAGATCCAGCAA aggggacagggagctCCGGCCCGGGAGCCTGTTATCAGCAGCGAGGAGCAGAAGCAGCTGATGCTGTACTACCACAGGCGGCAGGAGGAGCTCAAG AGACTGGAGGAAGATGACGACGATGCCTGTTTGAATTCTCCGTGGGCCGACAGCACCGCGCTGAAGAGACACTTCCACGGCGTGAAGGACATAAAGTGGAGGCCGAGGTGA